A portion of the Calothrix sp. 336/3 genome contains these proteins:
- a CDS encoding TldD/PmbA family protein — MLIDTLISNQLPNLEYTSTSERFDESWEAPLSILLGLGRAAGADFLEFFLERVNYISCLAEEDTITSITPRLSTGAGVRVFVGKADCYVSTNDVTFVGLKAALEKALSIMGLQLPAPNAFIPEINLELLRDYGTKRGKDSWLPLCTSIREMGEILLDGTGKLQKTATHVQSRRASYFRDWQEVLVAASDGTFARDIRLTQSVGFNLLCADGSHRASIGERAGNTSDPNFLKTWDYTEAAEHISDSAGKMLYADYVESGTYPIIMANHFGGVIFHEACGHLLETTQIERKTTPFADKKGEKIAHESLTAWDEGRTENAFGTIDMDDEGMPAQRTLLIEKGILKNFLADRTGSWRTGHPRTGSGRRQGFTFAAASRMRNTYIAPGEHSVDDLFASVDKGIYCKKMGGGSVGATGQFNFGVDEAYLIENGKITKPLKGAILIGEAKEIMNKISMCSQDLSLAPGFCGSVSGSIYTTVGQPHIKVDSITVGGR, encoded by the coding sequence ATGCTTATAGATACTTTGATTTCTAACCAGTTACCAAACTTAGAATATACTTCTACATCGGAAAGATTTGATGAAAGCTGGGAAGCACCCCTGTCCATCCTACTAGGATTGGGACGTGCCGCAGGCGCAGATTTTCTGGAATTTTTCCTAGAGCGAGTAAATTATATTAGCTGTCTTGCAGAAGAAGATACCATCACCAGTATTACCCCTCGTTTATCTACAGGTGCGGGTGTGCGCGTATTTGTGGGTAAGGCAGATTGTTATGTCAGTACCAATGATGTCACCTTTGTAGGGCTAAAAGCGGCGCTGGAAAAAGCACTTTCCATCATGGGTTTACAATTGCCTGCACCCAATGCGTTTATTCCTGAAATTAACTTAGAATTACTCCGCGACTATGGTACAAAGCGCGGTAAGGATAGCTGGTTACCCCTGTGTACTAGTATTCGGGAAATGGGAGAAATTCTTCTCGATGGCACAGGTAAACTCCAAAAAACTGCTACCCATGTACAATCCCGTCGTGCTTCCTATTTCCGTGACTGGCAAGAAGTATTGGTAGCTGCTAGTGATGGGACTTTTGCCCGTGACATTCGTCTAACCCAATCCGTTGGTTTTAATTTACTTTGTGCAGATGGTTCCCATCGTGCTTCCATTGGCGAGCGTGCGGGTAATACCAGCGACCCGAATTTCCTCAAAACCTGGGATTATACGGAAGCTGCCGAACATATTTCCGATTCTGCGGGCAAAATGCTCTACGCCGACTATGTAGAATCGGGCACCTACCCGATTATCATGGCGAATCACTTCGGTGGGGTGATTTTCCACGAAGCTTGTGGACATTTATTAGAGACAACCCAAATTGAACGCAAAACCACACCCTTTGCTGATAAAAAAGGTGAGAAAATTGCCCACGAAAGCCTGACAGCTTGGGATGAGGGACGGACAGAAAATGCTTTCGGAACTATTGATATGGATGATGAGGGAATGCCTGCCCAAAGGACATTACTCATAGAGAAAGGTATTCTCAAGAATTTCCTTGCAGATAGAACCGGCTCTTGGCGCACGGGACATCCACGCACAGGAAGCGGACGTAGACAGGGTTTCACCTTTGCTGCGGCTAGTCGGATGCGCAATACTTATATTGCTCCTGGAGAGCATTCTGTGGATGATTTATTCGCCTCCGTGGATAAGGGTATCTATTGTAAGAAGATGGGCGGTGGTAGTGTAGGCGCTACCGGGCAGTTTAACTTTGGTGTGGATGAGGCGTATTTGATTGAAAACGGCAAGATTACCAAGCCTTTGAAGGGAGCAATTCTGATTGGAGAAGCCAAGGAAATCATGAATAAGATTTCTATGTGTTCCCAGGATTTATCTTTGGCTCCGGGTTTTTGCGGTTCTGTAAGCGGTAGTATTTATACCACTGTTGGACAACCTCATATCAAAGTCGATTCGATTACTGTGGGTGGAAGGTAG
- a CDS encoding TldD/PmbA family protein: protein MSKIQAIANNAKSSAEKLGIKKYDIYGSTVDQTSVQVDEGEPKQVKASNLSGVTVRVWNEHHTVGVTSTTDVDPKGLELALKTAQEASFFGVKENIPDFSPEATAALASTSSEKLPPLPVSEIIDKLIGAEKELLAAHPAIAGVPYNNLAQRDIERFYLNSDGALRTESHSLASIYLYTKTEEAEKKPRSAGAYRVSYGVNTLDISGCITETAQKTISHLNYEKIPSGKYTVVFSPEAFLSLLGAFSNLFNAQNILDHQSLSQAEDIGKQIASPLLCVCDDALHPANIGAETFDGEGTPTRKVSLIENGVLVGFLHSAGTAKRMNAQPTGNASIGAKVSVGANFYHVYGGAAAEQELNLQTAENVILIDDLQALHAGVKSLQGSFSLPFDGWIVNKGEKVSVESATVAGDFLEVLKSIIYVEKEAELTPGGVCPRIWIEGLSITGE from the coding sequence ATGTCAAAAATTCAGGCGATCGCCAACAATGCCAAGTCGAGTGCTGAAAAGCTTGGTATCAAAAAGTATGACATCTATGGCTCAACTGTAGACCAAACGAGCGTGCAGGTAGATGAGGGAGAACCGAAGCAAGTCAAAGCTTCTAACCTTTCTGGGGTAACTGTACGGGTGTGGAATGAACATCATACCGTCGGTGTCACCAGTACTACCGATGTTGACCCCAAGGGGCTAGAATTAGCTCTGAAGACTGCCCAGGAAGCTAGTTTCTTTGGTGTAAAAGAGAACATTCCTGATTTTAGCCCGGAAGCGACAGCCGCCCTTGCCAGTACATCCAGCGAAAAATTACCACCTTTACCTGTATCAGAAATCATTGATAAATTAATCGGTGCGGAGAAAGAACTCCTGGCAGCACATCCGGCGATCGCGGGGGTTCCTTACAATAACTTGGCACAGCGAGATATTGAGAGATTTTACCTCAATAGTGATGGTGCTTTACGCACGGAATCCCATTCTTTGGCATCAATTTATTTGTATACCAAAACAGAAGAAGCTGAGAAAAAACCCCGCAGTGCAGGAGCTTATCGCGTCAGCTATGGTGTCAATACCCTAGATATTTCTGGTTGTATTACAGAAACTGCCCAGAAAACTATCAGCCATTTAAACTATGAAAAAATTCCTTCGGGTAAATATACAGTAGTTTTTTCTCCCGAAGCTTTTTTGAGTTTATTAGGAGCTTTTTCTAATTTATTTAATGCCCAAAATATCCTCGATCATCAAAGTCTTTCCCAAGCAGAAGATATCGGTAAACAAATAGCTTCTCCTCTGCTGTGCGTGTGTGATGATGCTTTACATCCTGCCAATATTGGAGCAGAAACTTTTGACGGTGAAGGTACACCAACTCGGAAAGTATCCCTGATTGAAAATGGTGTTTTAGTGGGTTTTCTCCACAGTGCGGGTACGGCAAAACGGATGAATGCTCAACCTACAGGTAATGCAAGTATTGGGGCAAAGGTTTCTGTGGGAGCAAATTTCTACCATGTCTATGGTGGTGCTGCTGCTGAGCAAGAATTGAATCTGCAAACTGCCGAGAATGTGATTCTCATTGATGATTTGCAAGCTCTCCATGCTGGGGTAAAATCTTTACAAGGTTCCTTCTCTTTGCCTTTTGATGGTTGGATTGTGAACAAAGGTGAGAAGGTAAGTGTAGAATCTGCCACCGTTGCTGGTGATTTCTTAGAAGTTTTAAAGTCAATTATTTATGTGGAGAAAGAAGCAGAATTAACACCTGGGGGAGTTTGCCCTCGTATTTGGATTGAGGGACTTTCTATTACTGGTGAGTAA
- a CDS encoding DUF952 domain-containing protein: MKNTIYHITPGVKWENAKLTQSYRADSLDTEGFIHCSTESQLIKTANKFFQNQRGLVLLHIDETKVKAEIKYEPADNDLFPHIYGELNIDAVSQVRDLEPDATGFFNLGNG; this comes from the coding sequence ATGAAAAATACAATCTACCACATTACCCCAGGGGTAAAATGGGAAAATGCCAAACTTACCCAAAGCTATCGTGCAGATTCCTTAGATACAGAAGGATTTATCCATTGTTCCACGGAATCGCAATTGATAAAAACGGCAAACAAATTTTTTCAAAACCAAAGGGGTTTAGTACTTTTACATATTGACGAAACTAAAGTCAAAGCTGAAATTAAGTACGAACCTGCTGATAATGACTTGTTCCCGCATATTTATGGAGAACTAAATATTGATGCAGTATCTCAAGTCAGAGATTTGGAACCAGATGCAACAGGTTTTTTCAATTTAGGTAATGGGTAA
- a CDS encoding GDSL-type esterase/lipase family protein, whose protein sequence is MQTSLSPSLMQLSIRTTQCQPLKIVALGDSLVYGFGDPEGGGWVERLRRQWMAVDGAGHIIYNLGVRGDRVQQVAQRLEIEFRHRGELRNQVPNLIILSVGVNDSARLSRLDGKNYTDFSVFTAEINALVERAQQLCPVLFVGTVPVDEAKMPFLGCFHYNHIDQYKYKEVTRLACLERDIPYLDIFQLWMERGEIWRSQRLSADGLHPNTLGYQSLLEDVTNWDAFNKITKTPVSVGY, encoded by the coding sequence ATGCAGACATCTCTATCACCCTCCTTAATGCAACTCTCCATTCGTACAACTCAATGTCAACCGTTGAAAATTGTCGCCCTCGGTGACAGTTTGGTGTATGGTTTTGGTGACCCAGAGGGAGGTGGTTGGGTTGAGAGATTGCGCCGACAATGGATGGCAGTTGATGGTGCTGGTCATATAATTTATAACTTGGGAGTTCGTGGCGATCGCGTGCAACAGGTAGCACAAAGGCTAGAAATCGAATTTCGCCATCGGGGGGAACTGCGTAACCAAGTACCAAATTTAATTATTCTCTCCGTCGGTGTGAATGATTCCGCCCGTTTGAGTCGCTTGGACGGCAAAAATTATACTGATTTCTCTGTATTTACCGCAGAAATAAATGCTTTGGTGGAACGGGCACAACAGTTATGTCCAGTACTTTTTGTCGGTACAGTTCCTGTAGATGAGGCAAAGATGCCCTTTTTAGGATGTTTTCATTATAACCATATAGACCAGTACAAATATAAAGAAGTCACTCGACTTGCTTGTTTAGAGCGAGATATTCCCTACCTAGATATTTTTCAATTGTGGATGGAGCGGGGGGAAATATGGCGATCGCAACGACTGAGTGCAGACGGTTTACACCCGAATACCCTCGGATATCAGTCTTTATTAGAAGACGTGACAAATTGGGATGCATTCAACAAAATTACTAAAACCCCTGTGAGTGTGGGATATTAA
- a CDS encoding FHA domain-containing protein, with translation MTNSQIFLSWHDPTTGEKRQPTLKIPVAFGREFAAMPGMIADRVVTRIVLADDQVSRYHALIEWEQNQHVVIDNNSTNGIFINGQRQTRCILENGDRLQIGPYNMTVTLGTSNSATVPPGNPQGIIHPVATPNPQSIISFNPDTNLPDPRLSPSPVTPIHSNFPPPIFHQPIVAVQSLHATGLRVTEIDYLAIGAGLGSFIWVDLLRISGVRCQQIMALGLEKTPYARYQSLCQNSQIPSHERLRSNSDSCPDNIWGFPSYAWREAWHDFIKGHVDYSFKTLWQVFAEPSFAETYTPKAGNVFASIDREAKRIGWEQIFHYGRVRAIRKTDDGRYCIAYALGQGNHAFVVSRYVHLATGYPAIQFLPDLQAYRETYQDFKTVVNAYENHDHIYQQLEKQGGKILIRGRGIVASRIVQRIFEARQKNRDITVLHLMRSPKPEGNKFDKAQRSVKNHYELQPFNWPKACWGGDLRKMLEKASPEERKVLLSQWGGTTTADRHDWQQIAQKALQEGWYQITFGEVVKVERDSYNHPITHIQGQSFGTLTLETDFIIDATGLDAKVEASPLLVDLVKHYHLPLNHLGRFAVANNFELPEMRSGNGQLYAAGAITLGGPYAAVDSFLGLQYAALCAVDSLAKNRAPGIKRLNCLNSLIQWWKWLQNQSPS, from the coding sequence ATGACAAATTCACAGATATTTTTAAGTTGGCATGATCCAACAACTGGAGAAAAAAGACAACCAACCTTAAAGATACCAGTTGCCTTTGGTAGGGAATTTGCGGCGATGCCTGGTATGATTGCGGATAGGGTTGTCACTAGGATAGTTCTGGCTGATGATCAGGTGTCTCGATACCATGCCTTGATTGAGTGGGAGCAAAATCAACATGTGGTAATCGATAATAATAGTACCAATGGGATTTTTATTAATGGTCAACGGCAAACACGCTGTATTTTAGAAAATGGCGATCGCCTGCAAATTGGTCCCTATAATATGACTGTCACCCTGGGTACTAGTAACTCAGCTACCGTACCACCGGGAAACCCCCAAGGGATTATCCACCCTGTTGCCACACCAAACCCCCAGTCGATTATTTCCTTTAATCCCGATACCAATTTACCCGATCCCCGCCTATCCCCATCTCCCGTCACTCCCATCCACAGCAATTTTCCACCACCGATATTTCATCAGCCCATCGTTGCTGTACAATCTCTGCACGCCACAGGTTTACGAGTCACAGAAATTGATTATCTGGCGATCGGTGCAGGTTTAGGCAGTTTTATTTGGGTAGATTTACTGAGAATTTCCGGCGTCCGTTGTCAACAAATTATGGCTTTGGGCTTGGAAAAAACACCCTATGCTCGCTATCAAAGTCTGTGTCAAAATTCCCAAATACCCAGCCACGAAAGATTACGTTCTAATTCTGATTCTTGCCCTGACAATATTTGGGGTTTCCCCAGTTATGCTTGGCGGGAAGCTTGGCACGATTTTATCAAAGGTCATGTAGACTATTCTTTCAAGACTCTGTGGCAAGTGTTTGCAGAACCCAGCTTTGCGGAAACCTACACCCCCAAAGCGGGAAATGTGTTTGCATCAATCGATCGGGAGGCAAAACGTATCGGTTGGGAACAGATTTTCCACTATGGTAGGGTGAGGGCGATTCGGAAAACCGATGATGGGCGTTATTGTATTGCTTATGCCCTTGGTCAAGGAAATCATGCTTTTGTTGTCAGTCGTTATGTTCACCTAGCAACGGGATACCCTGCGATTCAGTTTCTCCCAGATTTACAAGCCTACCGCGAAACCTATCAAGATTTTAAAACTGTTGTTAATGCTTACGAAAATCATGACCATATCTACCAACAATTAGAAAAGCAAGGTGGTAAAATCTTAATTCGCGGTCGGGGAATTGTGGCTTCACGGATTGTACAACGGATTTTTGAAGCTCGGCAGAAAAATCGAGATATTACCGTTTTACATTTAATGCGATCGCCCAAACCAGAGGGCAATAAATTTGATAAAGCACAGCGCAGTGTCAAAAATCACTACGAGCTACAGCCCTTCAATTGGCCCAAAGCCTGCTGGGGTGGAGATTTACGCAAAATGCTAGAAAAAGCTAGCCCCGAAGAACGTAAAGTTTTACTCTCCCAATGGGGAGGAACCACCACCGCCGATCGCCATGATTGGCAGCAAATCGCCCAGAAAGCTTTACAGGAAGGTTGGTATCAAATAACCTTTGGTGAAGTGGTAAAGGTGGAACGAGACAGTTACAACCATCCTATTACCCACATTCAAGGACAGAGTTTTGGTACTCTCACCCTGGAAACTGATTTTATTATTGATGCTACAGGATTGGATGCCAAGGTGGAAGCCAGTCCCCTGCTAGTAGATTTAGTCAAGCATTATCATTTGCCCTTAAATCATCTCGGTAGATTTGCCGTGGCAAACAACTTTGAATTACCCGAAATGCGAAGCGGTAATGGTCAATTATACGCTGCCGGAGCTATTACCCTGGGGGGACCCTATGCTGCCGTTGATAGCTTCCTAGGACTACAATACGCTGCGCTGTGTGCGGTGGATAGTTTAGCTAAAAATCGCGCTCCTGGAATTAAACGTTTAAATTGTCTGAATTCCCTGATTCAGTGGTGGAAATGGTTACAGAATCAGTCTCCCAGTTGA
- a CDS encoding FHA domain-containing protein, giving the protein MNRLTLQWYDAGEMKTQQITAQQPSKHPGTVRIGRDPIRCDIILTHPTVSGLHVEIFFHPQQKLFLIRNLREQNPPMIDGKQLFQGETPIQESSIIYLGQQQLQVTALTISRHANAILSPSPIIPVKNPTPPSNQASVPAAQPVYGLECPNCHRISSIEHLQVGCPWCGTSLAAAVSVLV; this is encoded by the coding sequence ATGAATCGGCTAACTCTACAATGGTACGATGCTGGGGAGATGAAAACTCAACAAATTACTGCACAGCAACCTAGTAAACATCCGGGGACAGTGCGTATAGGTCGTGATCCCATACGATGTGATATTATTCTCACCCATCCGACGGTTTCTGGTTTACACGTAGAGATATTTTTTCACCCTCAGCAAAAGTTATTTCTGATTCGCAATCTACGGGAACAGAACCCTCCCATGATAGATGGCAAGCAATTATTTCAGGGCGAAACACCAATCCAAGAAAGTAGTATTATTTACCTAGGGCAGCAACAATTACAAGTTACAGCCTTGACTATTAGTCGTCATGCCAATGCGATTCTTTCGCCTTCTCCCATTATCCCCGTCAAAAATCCCACACCGCCATCAAATCAAGCATCCGTACCCGCAGCGCAACCAGTCTATGGTTTAGAGTGTCCTAATTGTCATCGTATTTCTTCCATAGAACATTTACAAGTCGGTTGTCCCTGGTGTGGAACATCTTTAGCTGCTGCTGTTAGTGTGCTGGTTTAA
- the lnt gene encoding apolipoprotein N-acyltransferase, with protein sequence MLFVNPRWFFLLSFLSGICMGLTVAPINAYFLAWFALAPLWVLVVKSKQTKSLWIPLLWGMGYHGVALSWITGIHPMTWLGVPWLASLAIALFCWAFITLWGAALVTVWAGMLRFFTQGELKFITPYSPFIRILIGTTLWCALEAFWSLGSLWWTSLSYTQSPHNLAILHLGQISGSTTVTAAIVAVNALFAELWIRKEDRKKISLIDYSLPIIALVVFHGVGFWLYSQPLQDTTSKAVKVGIVQGNIPNTIKLSPLGFRRAIAGYTTGYNKLVEEGAQAVLTPEGALPFYLDKIKTSSLYQAIQEKGVVAWVGGFAQQGSSYTNSLFTITGNGEVFSRYDKYKLVPLGEYIPFSEVLGGLINRLSPLEAQQIPGNPNQIFDTPFGRGIVGICYESAFAEIFRRQAAAGGEFILSPSNDAHYSAAMPAQHHAQDIMRAIETDRWAARATNTGYSAFVSPHGKTLWISGHNTYETHLETIYRRQTSTLYVRWGDWLTPVLLVTSGGVLLFRRLAKNNSM encoded by the coding sequence ATGCTCTTTGTCAACCCTCGATGGTTTTTTCTGCTATCCTTCCTTAGTGGTATATGCATGGGCTTAACTGTTGCCCCTATCAATGCATACTTCCTCGCTTGGTTTGCTCTGGCTCCCCTCTGGGTGTTAGTAGTTAAGTCAAAGCAGACAAAATCCTTATGGATTCCTCTTCTGTGGGGAATGGGTTATCATGGCGTTGCCCTTTCCTGGATTACCGGGATTCATCCCATGACTTGGTTAGGTGTACCCTGGTTAGCAAGTTTGGCGATCGCCCTATTTTGTTGGGCATTTATTACCCTCTGGGGAGCAGCATTAGTCACAGTTTGGGCGGGGATGCTACGATTTTTTACCCAGGGTGAATTGAAATTTATTACCCCCTACTCACCATTCATACGTATCCTCATCGGTACTACCCTATGGTGTGCTTTAGAAGCTTTTTGGAGTCTGGGTTCTCTGTGGTGGACATCCTTATCTTATACCCAATCTCCCCACAACCTTGCCATTCTCCACCTTGGACAAATTTCCGGTTCCACCACCGTTACTGCTGCCATAGTTGCAGTCAACGCCCTATTTGCAGAACTTTGGATCCGCAAGGAAGACAGGAAAAAAATTAGTCTAATTGATTACTCTTTGCCAATTATTGCCCTAGTTGTTTTCCATGGTGTCGGCTTCTGGTTATATAGTCAACCCTTGCAGGATACTACCTCCAAAGCGGTGAAAGTGGGCATTGTTCAAGGTAACATTCCTAATACTATTAAACTATCTCCCCTAGGTTTTCGGCGGGCGATCGCCGGCTACACTACTGGCTACAACAAGTTAGTCGAGGAAGGTGCCCAGGCAGTATTAACACCAGAGGGAGCCTTACCATTTTATTTGGATAAAATCAAAACTAGTTCCCTATACCAAGCTATTCAGGAAAAAGGTGTAGTTGCTTGGGTAGGTGGTTTTGCCCAGCAAGGAAGTAGCTATACAAACAGTCTATTTACCATCACAGGTAACGGTGAAGTCTTCAGTCGCTATGACAAGTATAAACTAGTACCACTAGGAGAATATATTCCCTTTTCCGAAGTTCTAGGAGGTTTAATTAATAGGCTTTCTCCCCTAGAGGCACAGCAAATACCCGGTAACCCTAATCAAATATTTGATACACCCTTTGGCAGGGGAATCGTAGGTATCTGTTACGAGTCAGCCTTTGCAGAAATCTTTCGTCGCCAAGCCGCAGCCGGAGGAGAGTTTATTCTTAGCCCCTCTAACGATGCCCACTACAGCGCTGCCATGCCAGCCCAGCATCATGCCCAGGATATCATGCGGGCGATCGAAACCGATAGATGGGCAGCTAGGGCAACCAATACCGGATACTCAGCTTTTGTCAGTCCCCATGGTAAAACTCTCTGGATATCTGGACACAATACCTATGAAACCCACCTAGAAACAATTTACCGTCGGCAAACATCCACCCTATATGTGCGTTGGGGAGATTGGTTAACACCTGTATTATTAGTCACCTCTGGGGGAGTGTTGTTATTTAGACGGTTGGCAAAAAATAATTCGATGTGA
- a CDS encoding KTSC domain-containing protein: MKLTKLDLSQIVAIAHQEGHLQLLLDRGAELEFLTIPAPVEAYEGLQQLHDIIADVSDLPRYEEGIAMQPILSSMANSLGYDSNEKILQVEFCNGAVYQYSGVDEKTWEDMYTSDSVGIFFNQEIKGKYASVRVDDEYDD; the protein is encoded by the coding sequence ATGAAGTTAACAAAACTGGATTTAAGTCAGATAGTGGCGATCGCCCATCAAGAAGGACATTTGCAATTATTGCTAGACAGGGGAGCAGAACTAGAGTTTTTAACAATACCCGCCCCAGTAGAAGCTTACGAAGGGTTGCAGCAACTACACGATATCATTGCAGATGTCAGCGACTTGCCCAGATACGAGGAGGGAATAGCGATGCAACCAATCCTCTCATCCATGGCGAATTCCCTAGGGTATGACAGCAACGAGAAAATCTTGCAAGTCGAATTTTGCAATGGTGCAGTCTATCAATATTCTGGGGTAGATGAGAAAACTTGGGAAGATATGTATACATCTGATTCAGTAGGCATATTTTTTAACCAAGAAATCAAAGGTAAATATGCCAGTGTGAGAGTTGATGATGAGTATGACGATTAA
- a CDS encoding calcium-binding protein, which translates to MGYAKWDGKRGRGTRSAGGFGEDFGMPDWNNPNDVSSDFKSINNTTKFLTFTVKDLNNFGGTPVHDGNNTVVLTLDGTNLGFEKDVYIFTEAEAKKFGTFGKLDKQIPLKANSNIKAVTIIIEDNDPGDIYNLKPIKGTSGKDTLKGTSKGDAIYGYEGDDKLYGFDGDDSIYGFSGNDSIWGGKGRDNLYGLSGNDKIYGEDGEDTIDGGEGNDYLDGGNDDDNIFGWNGNDTLIGGNGNDELYGEGGNDILIGGENYDTLTGGAGADKFVFKSLSEGIDTITDFKYQEGDKIEINKVGFGATSTSEFSYNNTSGALSFKGNTFAYLQSGLGAGFLPNLDIQLV; encoded by the coding sequence ATGGGATATGCAAAATGGGACGGGAAAAGAGGTAGGGGAACCCGTTCTGCTGGTGGATTTGGTGAAGATTTTGGTATGCCAGACTGGAATAATCCCAACGATGTTAGCTCAGACTTTAAATCTATTAACAACACAACCAAATTTCTCACCTTTACAGTCAAAGACCTAAATAATTTTGGCGGAACACCTGTCCATGATGGCAATAATACCGTAGTTCTCACCCTCGATGGTACAAACCTGGGGTTTGAGAAAGATGTATATATATTTACTGAGGCAGAAGCGAAAAAGTTTGGAACTTTTGGCAAACTAGATAAGCAAATACCCTTAAAAGCCAATAGCAACATCAAAGCAGTCACCATTATTATCGAAGATAACGACCCCGGAGATATCTACAACCTCAAACCCATCAAAGGAACATCCGGTAAAGACACCCTCAAAGGAACCAGTAAGGGTGATGCTATCTATGGTTATGAAGGGGATGACAAGCTCTACGGTTTTGACGGTGATGACAGTATTTACGGCTTCTCCGGCAATGATAGTATCTGGGGTGGTAAAGGTCGGGATAATCTTTACGGCTTATCAGGCAATGATAAAATCTATGGTGAAGATGGCGAAGATACCATCGATGGTGGAGAGGGTAATGACTACCTCGATGGTGGTAATGATGATGACAATATTTTTGGTTGGAATGGTAACGATACCTTGATTGGAGGTAATGGAAATGATGAACTCTACGGTGAAGGTGGCAATGATATTTTAATCGGTGGTGAGAACTACGATACCTTAACCGGTGGTGCAGGAGCAGATAAATTTGTGTTTAAATCCCTTTCCGAAGGTATCGATACTATCACTGATTTTAAATATCAAGAGGGAGACAAAATCGAAATTAACAAGGTAGGTTTTGGTGCTACTTCTACCAGCGAATTTAGTTATAACAACACAAGTGGAGCGTTATCTTTCAAAGGTAATACCTTTGCTTACTTACAATCAGGTTTAGGTGCTGGTTTCCTTCCTAACCTCGATATCCAATTAGTTTAA
- a CDS encoding calcium-binding protein yields the protein MGYAKWNSKRGRGIRTNGGNEDFLLIGWNDYFNLDSDFQLIDTKSKPLIFIVGDEGVKGVKGDSGNPVHDGNNTVVITLDGTNLGFEKDVYIFSEEDAKKFGGTLEQKIPLKANSNIKAVTIIIEDNDPGSIYNLKPIKGTSGADILKGTSKGDAIYGYEGDDKLYGFDGSDSIYGFSGNDSIWGGKSWDMLYGLSGNDKIYGEDGSDSIDGGEGNDYLDGGNDDDNIFGWNGNDTLIGGNGNDNLYGEGGNDILIGGTGNDTLTGGTGKDTLTGGNGADKFVFKSLSEGIDTITDFKYQEGDKIEISKVGFGATSTSEFSYNNSNGALSFKGKVFAYLQSGLGIGFIPSSDINLFDETLAV from the coding sequence ATGGGATATGCAAAATGGAATAGCAAAAGAGGTAGGGGAATTCGTACTAATGGTGGAAATGAAGATTTTTTACTGATAGGTTGGAATGACTACTTTAATCTTGACTCAGATTTTCAACTTATTGACACCAAAAGCAAACCTCTCATTTTTATAGTTGGAGACGAAGGTGTCAAAGGTGTCAAAGGTGATTCCGGAAACCCTGTCCATGATGGCAATAATACCGTAGTTATCACCCTCGATGGTACAAACCTGGGATTCGAGAAAGACGTATATATATTTAGCGAGGAAGATGCTAAAAAATTTGGTGGCACACTAGAGCAAAAAATACCCCTAAAAGCTAATAGCAACATCAAAGCAGTCACCATTATTATCGAAGATAACGACCCCGGAAGTATCTATAACCTCAAACCTATCAAAGGAACATCCGGTGCAGATATCCTCAAAGGAACCAGTAAGGGTGATGCTATCTATGGTTATGAAGGGGATGACAAGCTCTACGGTTTTGATGGTTCTGACAGTATTTACGGCTTCTCCGGCAATGATAGTATCTGGGGTGGTAAAAGTTGGGATATGCTTTACGGCTTATCAGGTAATGATAAAATCTATGGTGAAGATGGCAGCGATAGCATTGATGGTGGAGAAGGTAATGACTACCTCGATGGTGGTAATGATGATGACAACATTTTTGGCTGGAATGGTAACGATACCTTGATTGGAGGCAATGGTAATGATAACCTCTACGGTGAAGGTGGTAATGATATTTTAATTGGCGGTACGGGGAATGATACTTTAACTGGTGGTACGGGAAAAGATACCCTTACAGGTGGTAATGGAGCAGATAAATTTGTGTTTAAATCCCTTTCCGAAGGTATCGATACCATCACTGATTTTAAATATCAAGAGGGAGATAAAATCGAAATTTCTAAGGTAGGTTTTGGCGCTACTTCTACCAGCGAGTTTAGTTATAACAACAGCAATGGAGCGCTATCTTTTAAAGGTAAAGTTTTTGCTTATCTACAATCCGGTTTAGGTATTGGTTTTATTCCCAGTTCAGATATTAACTTATTTGATGAGACTCTAGCTGTATAA